The Ovis aries strain OAR_USU_Benz2616 breed Rambouillet chromosome X, ARS-UI_Ramb_v3.0, whole genome shotgun sequence genomic sequence TCTCATTTGTCAAGTGGAGATAATAATCTCTCCCCTTCAGTTTGAAACGAGACATTAGAAAGTGTCTGGCACATCATAGGTCCTCAGTAAACAGTGAGGAATACTATTATCAAGAAAAGAACAGGGGAATGCTAAAACTGTGGCCCTGTCTGGGCTGTGAACTAGAGCTGGATAATCTTGAGAAAATTACTCCCTCACAATCACTTCCCTTTGTAGGGCTTGCTTGACACCAGTGGTTCTCGAAAGTGTGGTCCCTGAACCAACAGCTGTAGCGTCACCCAGAAAACTGTCAGAAGTAAAAATTCTCAGGATCCACCCAGACCTAAAACTCTGGGCATGAGGCCTAGTCACTTGTGTTTCATTGAACCCTCTGgatgattctgatgcatgctcaaatttgagaaccactgatttacaAAATAGGCTGACTGAAATTAAATCAGCCCTTTAGGGCCCCTCTCAAATGCTAATAGTCAGTGCTTGTTTCTCCAAGCAGAGCGCAGAGAGCTGGCTCCCAGGAGACAGCAAAAGGCCAGAAGCAATTCTAGACTCACTTaaggcagagaaacagaggaCTACCCCTAGTGGAGTTCTCACACTGTTAGTCTTTGGATCTTGCCCTATTCTTCTTCCACATATCGTCTTGTCTCCCATTTTACTACATTTCTGTGGCATCCCCAGCGTCCTTCTCATCccatttcccttccttcctcttttgtcTTATCTCCCTCTCCCTTGTGGCATGGGTGCCTCTGGGTTGTCTTGCCTTCTCCCGTGGTAGGGATGGCCAAGGTGGGAAAGTAATCTAGTGACGTGGCTAACTAACCGGTGTGTCCTGTGTCTTGCAGTGACGTGTGTGTGCAGTGGTGTCCACTCTCCCGGCACTGCAGCACTGAGAAAAGCAGCTCCATTGGCAGTATGGAGAGCCTGGAGCAACCAGGCCAAGCCACCTATGAGGGCCATCTCTTGCCCATTGACCAGAGCACATACCCCAACCAGCGTGACTCAGCCTATAGCTCCTTCTCAGCCAGCTCAAATGCCTCTGACTGTGCCCTTTCCCTCAGGCCAGAGGAGCCAGCCTCTGTGGACTGTATCATGCAAGGCCCAGGGCCAACTAAAGCCCCTAATGGTCGCCCTAATGTGGTTGAGACCTCAGGAGGTGGCTGTCGCACCAGTGGGGGTCACCTGACTCCTAGCTCCCAGGTGTCATCCTGTCCGCAGGAGGTCTCCCACTCAGAGCCTGCCAAGGCTGCCAGGGGTCCCCCTCAACCTCCAGTGAGGCGGGACAGTCTTCAGGCCTCCAGAGCCCAACTCTTCAATGGAGAGCAGTGCAGGGCTTCTGAGCTTATAGATTCCTTGCAACAGAAGGAGAAACCTAGCTTGGACACCATGCTATCCCCAAGGAACCCTAATAGGTTCTGCTGCCTCAGCGGGCAAGACCAAGTGACAAATGAGGGCCATCAGATCTGTGAGCTCAGCCAACCTCCTGAATCTAGCCAGAAGGGCTCTGAGCATCTACTGATGGAGGCCTCAGCCAAAGCTGTTGGAGTCCCAAAAGCATATGACAAAACTTCCAGCAAAGGTTCCAGCCCACTcaaccaggcttcagcagagCTAGCTAAGACTTCTTCTTTTGGCAGCTCTCCACTCCTCACAGGACCCACAGGGCATCGCCATAGTGCCCCTGAACAGCTGCTAGTGTCCCACTTGCAGCGTGTGCACCTCGATACTAGGGATTGCAAGGGGACAGAGCTCCAAGCTGGGCAGGATGGGCAGGAGTGGACTGTATCCCCTTTGCACATGCACAGTAGCCACACAAGCAAGAAAAGCCCATGTGCCCCTGCAGGAGGAACCCAGGACCAGCCGAGCAAAGAGAGAAAGACCAAGCCAGTGGATGATAGACCTCTGGGTTCAGGTCATCAGAGCCCAAGCCGTTCCCCACATGGAGAGGCTGACGGACACCATCCAGAAAGAGGTTTCCAGGCTCCAAACAGAGTAAGCAGAGCTGACAGTGAACTGGTCAGCCAGCAGTCCTCTGGCTCCCTTGCTCAACAAACTAGGGACTGTTCTCCAACCTCTAAAGTAGCTGGCAGCACAGAGGCAACTGAGGAAGGGGACAGTGAGCCCAAGGAGTGTGGCCGGGTGGGCAGTAAGCGAAATGGAGGGTACCGGGGCCGCTCGATCCAAAACCGGCGGAAGAGTGAACGTTTTGCTACCAATCTACGTAATGAAATTCAGAGGAGGAAGGCCCAGCTCCAGAAAGGCAAAAGTCCCTTGTCACAGCTGTGTTACACCAAGGAGCCAGTGGAAGAGACCGAGGAGACCCTGGAGAGTCCTCCACTTCCTTCCTCTAACTCAGCCCTTCTATCTTCATATAAAAAACCACCAAGCCCCAGAGACAAGCTCTTCAACAAGAGCATGATACTCAGGGCTAGGTCTTCAGAGTGCCTCAGTCAAGCCCCTGAGGGTCAAGAATCTAGGATTGGCTTGGAGGGACGAGTGAGTCCTGGCCAGAGATCTGGCCAGTCCTCTTTGAGTCAGAACACCTGGTGGAAAGCATCTGACCCATCCTCGTCAGACTCTGAGAAAGCCAACATTCACCATGGAGTCTGTGGAGGTCGCTGGAGATGGTCACCAGAGCACAGCCTGCAGCCACATGTGGCACTAGCCGTGGAAGGCCCTTCCAACCCAGGGGACAAGGAAGTGAAAACGTCTACTGTCCAAGCTGGGGAGGAAGCCATCCTCTTGCCCTTTGCAGACAGAAGAAAGTTCTTTGAAGAGAGTAGCAAATCCTTATCTATGTCTCATTTGCCAGGTTTAACCACTCATAACAAGACTTTTACCCAGAGACCAAAACCTATTGACCAAAGCTTTCAGCCAATGAGCTCCAGCTATAGAGAATTGAGGCGCCATCCCATGGACCAATCATATCACTCCACAGACCAACCCTATCATGCCACAGACCAATCATATCACTCCATATCACCCCTTCAGTCAGAAACTCCCACTTACACAGAATGTTTTGCAAGCAAAGGTCTAGAACAATCCATGTGCTGTAAGCCACTACACTGTGGTGATTTTGATTACCACAGGACATGCTCTTACTCCTGCAATGTCCAGGGAGCTGTAGTCCATGACCCTTGCATTTATTGTTCTGGGGAAATCTGTCCTGCTTTGCGAAAGAGAAATATGATTCCAAACTGCTACAATTGCCGGTGCCACCATCACCAGTGCATCCGGTGTTCAGCTTGCTGTCATAATCCCCAGCATGGTACCCTCGAGGACAGCAGCTTGAAACCTGGCAACACTTGGAAACCCAGGAAGCCAACAGTGCAGGTAAGGACTTGGTTCTTGGATGGATGAGCTTCATTATTCTCTTTGCAAGGAGAAAGCTAggtaaataatttgaaatataacAATCATAATGCCTTAAAATTATATAGTGCTGGGTCCACCAGCTGGCATCTTACTAACTTTGGACAAGAAATCATCATTTTTATAGATAGAATAAAATAACTTTGCTTCACAAAACCAACAGAAATGGGCTTTATATCCTGACTGTATAATTGGTATCAGAGTGACCTTTTGCAAGTCATCCAACCACCAAGAGTTGCagttatgtgattttttaaagggaaaaagaattTTTACCTCATCAAATGGCCAGTGCTAAATAAAGTCTAATTACATCATCTTTAAATAGGAGGAAAATAATGGCTGCCTTATGAATTAGTTGGATGGATCAAATGAGTTTGTGTAACATAGAGTGCCAGGCCCAGTACCTGATACAAAACAGcatgtacagtaagtcccctacatacaaatgaatTCCACTCTGAGAGTGTGTTCATAAGTCCACccaagttagcctaggtacctaaCTAAtgcaatcagctatatagtattGCACTGTAataagtttataatacttttcacacaagtaacacataaaaaaacaaaaaaattaacatttttaatcttacaggtcagtcagtaccttgaaaagtacaggagtacagtacaacagctggcatacaggggctggcatcgagtggACAGgcaagagttactgactggaggtggcagaggaggtgggagatgggagagctgaaggatcgtcagcaataggagacggagggcaagctataatttcactcatgcctgacgatgatggcacaggttctggttccttgctggattcaattctatctaccATCTTGCAAAAACAGTCCAGTGATGTCTAGGTAGTAGCTCTTTTATTTTCGTCATAGATGACCTGGTAGCCCTAGATTGTATTCTGAATGCCTGCTGCAACCTTTGTTGCATTCTACATTCTACATTCACGTCCTGTGCTTCACAAACTAACAAtgcctcctcaaataaagaaaatccctCTGGCGTTTCCTACATCGTGTATCTCTTCAGTTATTCTTCCTCTTGTCGCTCTGCTCTCTCAGTTATTTTCACTTCTGTTCCCATCGTTACTACTTGGCACTTCTTAGCAGTACTGCCTTTATGCTTGCTTCTGGAagtcctgggcttgaaataaagatactgtactactgtactctatacactactgtacagtaaagtacagaaaagcacaaccacttgtagaggatgcatgcACACGACAATGTACACCAGATATGTGAACTCACATGATTGGACGTGCGAACACAGTATTTGCATCTTTAAAACTTGAATGtccatatgtaggggacttactgtattgcCTTTCATTTCCTGCTTTAAAACTATTTGGAGCTGTAAAATTTGCAAATGTCTCCCAGGTTTTGCTTCCAGAGGTCTGACTTTTCTGCTCTTCTGAAGGACAAATCCTTTCCCTTTGCTCCAGTCTGAAGAAGAGACCCAGGCCTAAATTGGCTATAACTATATACCCTAGTTATGATCTACATCCCTAATGCAAGCCACCACCATCCCCCATGGTATTTCTAGGAGGACTTCCCATGTCACTGCCAGCTCACTGCCAGACACCTTCCCCATAGCTTTCCTAGTGCCACCTTTTGGCTGGTGCATtcaaagtgaagccgctcagtcgtgtccgactctttgcgaccccatggactgtagcctaccaggccatgggattttccaggccagaatactggagtgggttaccatttccttctccaggggatcttcccgacacagggattgaacccaggtctttcgcattggaggcaggcactttaacctctaagccaccagggaagcccaaactagaaGTTAATTCCTGTGTTGAAGTGTTGATGCATAGACTGACACTTCTGAATGACTTAGCATATGTAATTTCTCAGTACATAAGCATATGTAATTGCTCAGTACAGATTCTTTGTTGAAACAAGAGAATTCCTAGGTGGTTCTATGTTTTGAActttgcacttccactgcagagggcacaggtttgattcctggccggGGTACTAAGATCTTGTATGCTGCCTATGGCACGgccaaataaaaaaggaaaaagaaagacacttAGGGGTAAAAGAAGCACAAGAGAGTATGTACTCTACTATCCCTTTATATAAAGTTCTAAAACAGCTAATCTATaggaaaaaattttcaaaacagtGGTTGCCTGTGGGAGGTGTCACAGAGATTAACTGGGAAAGAGCATGAGGAAACTTTGTTGTGTGATGATCTATATCTTGAAAAGAGAGTTACACAGGTGTATACATTTTCCCAAACTCAGCAGATGTATACTTAATGTTTGTGCATTTCACTGAAAGTAAATTTTGCCTAAAATATTGTAAACAAATATCGAACTTTATTTAATGGATATGTATGCTTGAGTTTTTGAAATGCATTGATCTATGCAgcttattttctagttttcagcATACAGACGTTGCACATATTTGTTACATTTATCTCTTAAGATtgcatgttttaatgccattgtAAATAATATTGTTTTCTTAAGATCAAATTAACATTATTTACTACCATATAGAAATgctatttaattttgtatattggccttgtatcctgcaaccttgccAAACTCACTTTTCTTGgtagattttaaaagattttctacagaaacaatcatgtcatctgcaaatataaATGATTTTGTCTTCATTTCCACTGTGTATGGCTTTTCTAGGAAAAGGGATCCTATTTGCACTCCCTAAGACCTTCAATACAGTGGTTAGTAGAAGTGGTGAGAGCAGATCCTGTTGCTTTGTTcccaattttttattattaagtttGATGTTAACTATAGATTTTTTTGGTAGGTGCCTTATAACAGGTTGAAAATATtcccttttattcctagtttattgTGATAGCTTTTATCAGAGTGGATGTTGGATTTGTTTTTTCAATTACTTTTTCTGTATTATGgagatgatcatatagtttttctcttttaatcaatTGATATAGTGAATTACagtgattgatttttaaaatatttattatttatttggctgcattgggtcttagttgcagcatgcaggatcatctattgtggcacttgggctcttCCTTGTGGTGCTTGGCcttctctctagttttggtgcaggctcagtagctgtggcacatgggcttagttgccctaagGCATGTGAtatcttagtgccctgaccaggaattgaactcccgtcctctgcattggaaggcagattcttaaccactgccccaccagggaagtcctacattgattgatttttgaaacAAGAACTAGCCTAGCATTGccagaataaatcccacttggttatGACATCTTAACCTTTGTATATGTTACcagatttggtttgctaatagtttgttaaggttttttgtttgtttatgtattgATGTTTCAGGGATTTTAGTCTATAGTTTTCTCATGATGTCCACGTCTGGTTTACATATCTAGATATTGACCTTACCAAATCAGTAgggaaatgttttcttctctcctATTTTCAAGAAGAGTTTGTATagaattggctttttttttttttccttgcgtGTTTGTTAGAATTCATCATTGAAGCCATGTGTACCTagagttttctttgtggaaagATTTTTAATGACAATGtcaatttatttaatagataCAGAGTTATTTGGgctatctatttcttcttgaatgaGCTTTGGTAGTTTGCCTTTCAAGGAATTTGTTGATTTCATTTAAGTTTTCAAATGTATGGGGTAAAGTACTTTGAAATGCATAAAGAATTTAAGATGAATTTGTGGATGGATAATGGAACAAATAGATATGTGATAGGGTAAATATAGTAAAATACTAATTGTAGAATCTATACAATGGTGGATATATAGATATTCATTGTAAACTTGTTCAACTTTTCTATATGTTGGGaaatattcataataaaatatagggggggaaaggagaggaaatataAAATAGTGGTTTAAGGACATGATGGTAGACCCAGActacctgggtttgaattcttaAGCATTCCCATctaaaaaatgggaataataatagtacctatttcGTACATtggttgagaggattaaatgatgtAACATATACAAGGCGCTTAGAACAGTGACTGCTAGATAGTAATTATCTTTTAAGGGTGagttattatcttttaaaataaagggaGATTTGGGCTTACCTTGAGAAATTTTTGCCAAAAGAAGGATCTGCATGTTGACAGTGGAGGAAAAGGGTTAATGTTCGGAGTGGGATAAGCAGAAGATGGTTGCAGAATTGTCAGCTACTAACTCCATGAAGGAAAGCAGTGAAAATTGCACATTGTAGTAGCTGGCAGCAGCAATACAGGTGTGCCTGTGCCCATGCATGCCTCTTCTTTTATATTCTGAGGGAAGGACATATTGTCCTCCTAATGTCTGTTAGATGAGCTAAGTAGGTCTGCTTAGATGCTAGGCTTTTAGACATGCGGACGGCCATCCACGAGGCACTTTGTGCCCATTTCTACCCCTGCCAGCTGAACTCACCTTCCCCTCAGACATGGGAAAAACTTTTAGCATGGGTTAGGATTCCCCAGCTCAGCTGGCTAGGTAGTTGTGATGGTGGCTATCTGAAATAGGGTTGAGATCCTGTTCATTATGCCCCCTGGAAGTGGTTGGGAAGCTAACTGGCTCCTATTTGATGctgttaagaaaactgaaatcagtaTACATCTAAATCTTTAATGCTTCGTGCCAGTTAGTtctgcatatatattcatttagcaATTATATGAGATATGTTATAATAGGACTCCATTTTCCAGCTAAGAAAGCTGAGGTCACACATCCTACAAGTGGTGAGGCCAGGATTTGAACAACATAATGATTACCAACATTTGAgtgtctgctgtgtgccaggtgctgttctaGGTGCTTTACATGTATCAACTCACATGGTTGTCAAAGCAGTCAACAAATAGATACTGTTATTATTATGATCACTATTAAATAGCTTGAGAAAATGAGCTAAGATAAACTGCTAGGTAgtctgcctgaggtcacacacagTGTGTGATTTGAATCCATGTAGTGTagcctcctggagaaggcaatggcaacccactccagtactcttgcctggaaaatcccatggatggaggagcctggtggactgccgtccatggagtcgctaagagtcggacaggactgagcgacttcactttcacttttcactttcatgcattggagaaggaaatggcaacccactccagtgttctggagaatcccagggacgggggagcctggtgggctgcagtccatggggttgcatagagtcggacacgactgaagcgacttagcagcagcagcagcaatgtagcCTCTGAGGCCAGGCTCCAAGTTGTGCTACATTGCCTCTCCATAAGTTGATTGCAAAGCCCATGCCCTCTCCAGTCTGGCAGGATGCCTTCTAGCAGTATAACTTCACTCAGGCACCAAGTTCCTACCATAATCAATCCTTATCCTCAACAAGTTGTGGAGATAACTGCCTCTTTGATTTGAAGAGTGCATACAATTTACAGCAACCTAAGTGGCTCGGCAGGGAAAATAATGTAAGGTGACATTGGGGACTTGGGGAGATTGAGAGTTGGGACAGGACTTTGTTTGCTTTGGACACTGCTATTTACTGAGCACTCCCCATAGGGCTAGACAGGGAatggacaggaaatcctggcTCCCACTGTGGCCGAATGAGTAATACTGTCTTTGAAAGCAGGGACATCTCACAAGGGTGTCAGGCACAATCTGAAGTTGAACAAGCGGTTTTTGCTGCTCTAACTTGACAGGTACAGGCAGCGAGACTGTTCTGGTTATATGAAAACTGTGAAACCTCATCTATTCTATGGCCACTAAGATCCCTAGCCTCCTACATGCCAAGTGCTGTACTAGGCATTCTCTGCACACATCCCATTTTATCCTCACTCCTGGGAACCCAGCAAGGCTAGATAGCACAGTCCTTATTTTCCAGATAGGAAGTTTGAGGTCCTGGGAGGTGACATAGCTGCtctcaaataaaaaatatcttaacCAGAGTGACTGACAACCACATCTTACCTACAAAAGGTAGTaaagtgtgtgttttttttttttttttttactgaggcaAAGGTTTAGAAAAAATTGAGGTTTAGAAAAAATTGCATTCCCAAAGGACTAAGTTCTGAGTCTCTAGGTAGAAGGTGTGGAATGCTGAAATCAGAGAGTATGTCAAAGGCAAATTTTCATTAGGCTTGGAGGTAGGATAGAAGGCAGGGACATTTCTACAAATGGCATATGCAGCTTGGGCTGCAGGGAAAGAATGCTTGGGCAAAGCCCTTATGGATAAAATGCCCAGGGTGAAAAGTCTGCTCTGGTAATATGGGGACTGTGGCACCCAGCACACATGTTCCCCAGAAATGAGCCCACCTCAGCCCCTTTCAGCAGatctgggaggaggaggaagggcccCTACAGTACTGGGGTTGGCTGGTGTGCATGTTCACTAGCTGCCTCCCCAGGACAGGGTTGCAGCAGCAGGAGTTCTCAAAGTCATCTCAAGGGCTGCAACGTCCAAGAAAATGCTTTCTATGGTGGAAGAGGCTAGAAGAATGAGCAGGTCCACTGGGCAGAGCAAATAAAAAGATCTTTGCAAGAGCCAGAACAAACAGCAAACATGCTAAACTGGTTTTTAGCATGGTTTGGGAGGGGAGTAGAGAAAAAGGGTAACTCAGAGTTTCTAGACCACACTGCTGAGGTCCTGAGTGCTATCTTAGACTCTGCATGGCCCCAGCAGTGCAGAAGGCCTCCTGACAGAAAGGCAGCCCTCTAGGTACATAGTTCTCTACCCTGCATAGGAGAGTAAAAGGAATCAGTTGGGGGCACAGGGGTGGCACCTGGCCTTGGACAGGCTCCTGACCGATTCACAGTTTTGAAGCTGTCTAGATTACCTGGCTGCTCAGAGCTCCCTAACTTATCAGAATTTTGCTTTGCAGGAATTTCCTGGGGACAAATGGAAACCAATAACAGGAAACAGGAAGACCAGCCAGTCAGGGAGGTAAGTTGACCACTCATGGAGTTGGGTAAGTTAGTAACTGTGAGGTTTCTGTGGAAATTGATAAGGTTTTCTATCTGCTCTGCTTCCTTTGAGGAACCTGGTCTGGTGTCAATACCAAAGGGTTGTCGTATAGATGGAATCCAGCCTGCCCCCCAGGCAGCTGGGCTATAGACCAAACTGATTGGTAGCACATTTTGGGATACATCATAGTCAGAAGTGTTGCAGGACATTATGCTTATCAGCTCGGAGGCCTAAGGCAAGTGCCCAGGCACAAGGACATGGGGACTAGACCATGCTGAAACATAGATGGGAAGGCATAAAAAATTATGCTTACCTTTCCAGTGGCCACTGGGTGATTGGAGGGGCCAGAGAGGAGGCAAGGCTGTCCAGCTACTGCTGTGCCTTTGTTTCAGAGTGTTTCTTGTGTTCTGCCACCTTTCTTTTTATAGGACTCATTGAGAGCTTCAGGTCTGCTCATTAAAAATCCAAGGCAGAGCCTGCTAACAATAGGTTAGAATTCCTGAAGAAGATAGAAACATTTTTACAAATAGTATATGTAGCTTGGACTGGAGGGGAAAGAGTTGCTTGGGCAGAGCCCTTAATAATACCTTTAATAGTTTGTACTAATTTAATAAAAGGCAGAGCCCTTAATAATGCCCAGAGTGGAGACTGCTCCTGTAATGTGGGGAACATGGCACCTGGCACTCATGCTCCAAAGAGATGAGCCCACCTATCATAGTGATCACGGCGAGGAGATAATTACCTCCTCCAGGGTCCTCTCCATCAGCCTGGTTGGAACCCCTCTTTTGTGACGTTTCTCTTCTATCCAGTGGTATACTTTTCAGCCAGTTCTTCTCCAGGACAGTATTAGATATTCAACACAACCCCTTTCCTCAAAGAGCTCACAGTCTAGTAAgggtgctcagtcacatctgactcttagtgactccatagactgtaccccaccaggctcctctgtccaagggattctccaggcaagaataccggagtgggttgccatttccttctccaaggaatcttcccaacccaaggatcgaacccatgtctcctgtatcttctgcattgcaggtgtattctttacctgctgagccactggggaagccaaaaTTGTACTGATTCTTTTACTCAAACTCCACAAATGAAGGACAGGCAGGGAAGATGGCTTTTAGCTGTGCCTCTGTGGGGTCACCTAGGGAGAGGACtagaatctgggtctcttgaTCTCTGAAAATCCCAGGGTTCTTTCCAGGGCTCCACATTATCCCCTGTGATTTGGTAGTCAGGCAGaaataattttggttttcttctgactccaaagtctgGGAAACCTATGTTTTCCAGTTGGCAATGGA encodes the following:
- the SHROOM4 gene encoding protein Shroom4 isoform X1, whose translation is MENRPGSFQYVPVQLQGGAPWGFTLKGGLEHCEPLTVSKIEDGGKAALSQKMRTGDELVNINGTPLYGSRQEALILIKGSFRTLKLIVRRRNAPVSRPHSWHVAKLLEGCPEAATTMHFPSEAFSLSWHSGCNTSDVCVQWCPLSRHCSTEKSSSIGSMESLEQPGQATYEGHLLPIDQSTYPNQRDSAYSSFSASSNASDCALSLRPEEPASVDCIMQGPGPTKAPNGRPNVVETSGGGCRTSGGHLTPSSQVSSCPQEVSHSEPAKAARGPPQPPVRRDSLQASRAQLFNGEQCRASELIDSLQQKEKPSLDTMLSPRNPNRFCCLSGQDQVTNEGHQICELSQPPESSQKGSEHLLMEASAKAVGVPKAYDKTSSKGSSPLNQASAELAKTSSFGSSPLLTGPTGHRHSAPEQLLVSHLQRVHLDTRDCKGTELQAGQDGQEWTVSPLHMHSSHTSKKSPCAPAGGTQDQPSKERKTKPVDDRPLGSGHQSPSRSPHGEADGHHPERGFQAPNRVSRADSELVSQQSSGSLAQQTRDCSPTSKVAGSTEATEEGDSEPKECGRVGSKRNGGYRGRSIQNRRKSERFATNLRNEIQRRKAQLQKGKSPLSQLCYTKEPVEETEETLESPPLPSSNSALLSSYKKPPSPRDKLFNKSMILRARSSECLSQAPEGQESRIGLEGRVSPGQRSGQSSLSQNTWWKASDPSSSDSEKANIHHGVCGGRWRWSPEHSLQPHVALAVEGPSNPGDKEVKTSTVQAGEEAILLPFADRRKFFEESSKSLSMSHLPGLTTHNKTFTQRPKPIDQSFQPMSSSYRELRRHPMDQSYHSTDQPYHATDQSYHSISPLQSETPTYTECFASKGLEQSMCCKPLHCGDFDYHRTCSYSCNVQGAVVHDPCIYCSGEICPALRKRNMIPNCYNCRCHHHQCIRCSACCHNPQHGTLEDSSLKPGNTWKPRKPTVQEFPGDKWKPITGNRKTSQSGREMAHSKASFSWATPFHPCLENPALDLSNYRAVSSLDLLGDFEHSSKKAEETSVHEGESSLASMPRPLRSRAFSESHITLDPQSSPAWEQHRKELFNKVDETQPDALGARKKAFPPPRPPPPNWEKYRLFRAAQQQQQQQKQQQEEEEEEEEEEEEEEEEGVEEEEEEEEEAGEEEELPPQYFSSETTGSGALHPEEVLEQPQLPAFGHLEAPRQGSQSLPAEPESFALRSSDFLPPVRGHLGSQAEKAQPPCYYGIGGLWRTSEQETTDSKPEALMAEESKPKPAWSQSYFFPEEQFSFLGWGSEKQHLNTAGFSEPKTTGQDFQHFSPPQGPPGIPTSYSAYYNISVAKAELLNKLKDQPEMLEIGLGEEEIDHELAQKKVQLIESIGRKLSVLREAQRGLLEDIAANSALGEEVEANLKALCKSNEFEKYRLFIGDLDKVVNLLLSLSGRLARVENALNSIDSEANQEKLVLIEKKQQLTGQLADAKELKEHVDRREKLVFGMVSRYLPQDQLQDYQHFVKMKSALIIEQRELEEKIKLGEEQLKCLRESLLLGPSNF
- the SHROOM4 gene encoding protein Shroom4 isoform X2, producing the protein MLYISMCPRSFENVLPHPHSNITRRNAPVSRPHSWHVAKLLEGCPEAATTMHFPSEAFSLSWHSGCNTSDVCVQWCPLSRHCSTEKSSSIGSMESLEQPGQATYEGHLLPIDQSTYPNQRDSAYSSFSASSNASDCALSLRPEEPASVDCIMQGPGPTKAPNGRPNVVETSGGGCRTSGGHLTPSSQVSSCPQEVSHSEPAKAARGPPQPPVRRDSLQASRAQLFNGEQCRASELIDSLQQKEKPSLDTMLSPRNPNRFCCLSGQDQVTNEGHQICELSQPPESSQKGSEHLLMEASAKAVGVPKAYDKTSSKGSSPLNQASAELAKTSSFGSSPLLTGPTGHRHSAPEQLLVSHLQRVHLDTRDCKGTELQAGQDGQEWTVSPLHMHSSHTSKKSPCAPAGGTQDQPSKERKTKPVDDRPLGSGHQSPSRSPHGEADGHHPERGFQAPNRVSRADSELVSQQSSGSLAQQTRDCSPTSKVAGSTEATEEGDSEPKECGRVGSKRNGGYRGRSIQNRRKSERFATNLRNEIQRRKAQLQKGKSPLSQLCYTKEPVEETEETLESPPLPSSNSALLSSYKKPPSPRDKLFNKSMILRARSSECLSQAPEGQESRIGLEGRVSPGQRSGQSSLSQNTWWKASDPSSSDSEKANIHHGVCGGRWRWSPEHSLQPHVALAVEGPSNPGDKEVKTSTVQAGEEAILLPFADRRKFFEESSKSLSMSHLPGLTTHNKTFTQRPKPIDQSFQPMSSSYRELRRHPMDQSYHSTDQPYHATDQSYHSISPLQSETPTYTECFASKGLEQSMCCKPLHCGDFDYHRTCSYSCNVQGAVVHDPCIYCSGEICPALRKRNMIPNCYNCRCHHHQCIRCSACCHNPQHGTLEDSSLKPGNTWKPRKPTVQEFPGDKWKPITGNRKTSQSGREMAHSKASFSWATPFHPCLENPALDLSNYRAVSSLDLLGDFEHSSKKAEETSVHEGESSLASMPRPLRSRAFSESHITLDPQSSPAWEQHRKELFNKVDETQPDALGARKKAFPPPRPPPPNWEKYRLFRAAQQQQQQQKQQQEEEEEEEEEEEEEEEEGVEEEEEEEEEAGEEEELPPQYFSSETTGSGALHPEEVLEQPQLPAFGHLEAPRQGSQSLPAEPESFALRSSDFLPPVRGHLGSQAEKAQPPCYYGIGGLWRTSEQETTDSKPEALMAEESKPKPAWSQSYFFPEEQFSFLGWGSEKQHLNTAGFSEPKTTGQDFQHFSPPQGPPGIPTSYSAYYNISVAKAELLNKLKDQPEMLEIGLGEEEIDHELAQKKVQLIESIGRKLSVLREAQRGLLEDIAANSALGEEVEANLKALCKSNEFEKYRLFIGDLDKVVNLLLSLSGRLARVENALNSIDSEANQEKLVLIEKKQQLTGQLADAKELKEHVDRREKLVFGMVSRYLPQDQLQDYQHFVKMKSALIIEQRELEEKIKLGEEQLKCLRESLLLGPSNF